cTAAAGTGTAGAAACAAGCCTCCGTGTGACGCTGACGAGTAACTCCAGAAGAAAAGACAGGACCATTGATTATttgtaaaatacatttaatCCCTTTATATTTGGGCAAACCGAAGTCTACAAGGGTAGAGAGGGGTTGGTGTTAATGTGGCAGTCGGGTCGGAGGACTAAGTGCCTTCATCTTTTCATAGGAGCAGTAACATTTCACCACCTGAGCCATGGACAAATTGGCCAACGTGATCAAGTTTGACCCCCGTCCTCCTCTGTTGACGCTGCCACAAAATCTGCCCCCCTCTCCAGACTTGCTTGACGTACCAGACAGAGATATCACAatacaaagagaaaaaaggcaTACGTTTTTTCTACAACCTTCATTATTTTCATTAGTACAATACATTAGAGCTGTATGACACACTCGGACCTCTTCTCAGCTCAAGTGTGAACTGCTAACAAGGCAAAAGTTTAAAAGCTAAGATTATATTATGTGGGAGTTACAATGATGCTATTATTTGGCATGAAGGGGTTTCTGAGTCCGGGGTGGGGGCTGGAGGGCTGGAGGGCTGTGCTAGTGCAGTGTGTACGCTGAGAACAACTGGACATCACACAGACGGGGGAATAAAAACACGACTGGACGTAAACTCGCCATCACTGTGTTCGTAGGAGCCAGAGCTGCATCTAAGGAAACTATGCAGATGTTACAGGAGTTAGACGGACGGCTGTACCGGGCCGTTCAGACCAGTCTGGCTTCTGTGGCCCTCGACAGGCGCTGGAGGGCCGGGACGATGGCCATGACACGAGGACGTTGGAAACAACAGGAATGGACTCCATCATTCAAAGAAACCCAGATTCATACATCAGGGCTCCGCCTGCTGTTACATTTAACTGGGAATCCCAAAAACCCTGACCGACCAGGGACAATCAGGACAATCAAGCTTCACACATTTGTTGGGGAAAACACATGGATGCATAGATAACCAACACGTTAAACACTTGGCCTCCACAGGCACATGCACAGAGGTCAACGGGGTGAGACCAACGGAGCAAACGGTGACCGCACGGAGCCAGGAGTGAGGGACCCATTCCAGACCGCATCTGACTTTAACCCCGCTCCAGTTCCAGCTAATCGGTCATCTTAAGTGTGTTTAACGGCTACAAGCGGCCagcgatcaatcaatcaatcgagCCTTGCTTGCAGCAGCCGCTGAGACGACGGATTGGAGCTTCTTTCTGCGTTCTTGGGCACCGATGTCACACACGAAACTCcagaaacaacaaacaaaagagcGTCACGGACGGTCGGCTGTGATCACGCGGAGTTATCTGAGATCTGAGAATGGTGTTAAGACAAATGACGGCTcagctccaaaaaaaaaaagggagcacTTCCATGATATTAAGGCGACGTGAATGATTTCAGCCTCAAATGAGGGAAAGACTGAGGGAGAAGCTGCACGGAATCagttaccgtggtaacggagCCAGTGTTTGAGTCCCTGGGGGCAGAAAGCTCATGGAAAAAGCCGGTGTGACTGATGTCAGCCTGCTCTCTGGGATACACCCCTGCCCCGCTGGCCCAGGCATTGCTGCTGGCCGAGGCATCGCTGCTGGCCGAGGCATCGCCGCTGGCCGAGGCATCGCCGCTGCCGTCACACACACCGCCATCTGGTAGCAAGACAAGCAGAGCGCAGGAAATACCGCAGACGGGTCTCATGTAATACAATATCCATGCTCAGGCAGACGTAAAGCTCTGtccacatatatttatatacagtttATACATAAAACAGTGAAATAAAACCCATTAAACAGAGAATGTAAGAGCATGTTTTTAGACAAAGAGGCagcaaaaacccaacaaaagtCACTCAGAGATGACGGCACCTCGGTGGGGCGTGTAACTGACGAGTGACACAATGATATCTACATATCatgtcaaaaaaacaacaaaagaggtGCTGACGTGATACAAGTGACAGCATCTGCAACTAAAATACAATAACATAATAATCAACAGTGTAAGAAAGTTTGAATGGAGGACGGTTTACATTGTCTTAAAGAGCTGACTAAATCCAGCAAGCACTACACGTGATATTTCCTGggtataaaagaaaagtaaagagATGTGACTGTGTGGCCATTCTTCCATCACTTTGAGCGGCTGGTTTTAGTACACGGGGCTGTTGCGGATCCCGCAGCACAACACCATGCTGAAGATCATCTCAAAGATCTGGGGAGGAGAACAGGAGAGGGGGTTAGACATGAttcactccatccatccatccatcatccatccatccatccatccatccatccatccacccacccacccatccatccacccacggGTGGCGAGTCAGGATGCACCAGCAGTCAGAGAAGAGCAGTGATATACgcaccagtcacaatttgtcctactgtacttattgtattttttttcataatcatttttcatttcacttatcacgggttctttttggaacgtaacccccgtgaaaaaccagggattactgtacggacaaccagacacacacacacctacgggcaaCTTAGAATcttcaattaacctactacgcatgtttttggactgtgggaggaagccggagtaaccggagggaacccacgcaagcacggggagaacatgcaaactccacacagaaagaccccgcaGGGCCAGGGagtggaaccaggaaccttcttgctgtgaggcaacagtgctaaccaccaagccaccttGCTTTAGAAGCGATCATACCATTTAAATTCAAGTATCCTGTTGTGTTCTTGTCTTCTTCCAGGTGACCGGTAGAGCTGAACAAACGTGGTGTTTATTTACATATCTGAGGCCCCATTTACACCTAgcaaaaaacggtggtgttttcatgcgttttggccattcgtttacatgaaaacgaagctcaaagtcaccaaaaacgatcatttctgaaaactctagCCAAAggggagatttgcaaaaactccatcttcacgtttgcttgtaaacggagggaaacggacatttaggcttcagaacgtcacattatgcaacagaaacatcaccagcgtcatgtttGCGACAATTTGTTTGGCCGCCGTAGTTACTCGtgtaatttgttgatgttttttccaggattctgattggctagcatgactttatcttctcgttacactgccccctgtaggtttggctgctcatagcaccttaacagctatttatgcaggttcatgtaaatgatggtatttttaaaaacgtagagggggaaatatctgtttttgtaaatacccggctatgtgtaaacgtggcctgaggtGATGCTGAGCGTCACTACGCTGGCGGCAGCCTGCGCTCCTCCCTCGCTCAACTCCTGCTCTCATTTATCCATCTCATCAAAACTATTGTGATAATCACTGCTGAAGGTTTACACCCGGGGGATGTGGACTGAGACGTGTTGAGGTGGAAACTTTGACTAAGTTCAGCAGGAATAAAACAGATAAGGAGGAAAAGGGTGAAGCTTCTTCTCTTCCATGGAGATTGTGAGATTACTGTCACGTCATGTGGCAGAACTCTGAGCGCTGATGCGGATAAACCGGGACGTTTGGCTCCACAAACAGCTCCTTACTTTATGCCGACGGAGATTACAGCCCTGCTTGCTGGCAGCGGCTGGTGCCGTGGCGAGGCTTCGTCTGAGTCATCTGCCACGTTAGCATCACCGGCTCAGTTGTTGCCAGGCGACCAACACAACACCCCGAGGAGCTCCGGGAGATCTCAACACGCCTCCAGCTGCTTGTTGGCTCATTTGTGTACTTGTTTATTACTTCGACCCAGTTTGGCTCCGTCCCCCTCCAAACATGTCCAGCTACACCACTCCACATTCACTCAAGAGGAAATAAAGAGCACGTCTGTGTGGCGTGTCAAGGGCTCACCATGATGACTGCAACGATCAGAGCAGCGATGCCAATCAGGTAAATCTTATCTGAGAACAGTTCACTGATCCGGCTGTGGCAGCTCTGTCGGACAGAAACAAGAACAAGACAAAACCCATCAGAACATCTCAAAGAATAACTCAGCATTTACTTCACCTCCCTGGCCGAGCATCTAGGTGTCAACGCTGTTCAGACTGAGTTATTATCAAACACATCCATTTGTTCTTGTTAAAACTATTTTTCAGTGTCATTTTTAAACAAACGTGAGGAGTGTGATTTAAATGACTAAGCTTTAACGCTCCGACTCCACTTGGAGTGATGTCAACTTCTTCCCGGAGGCTGTAAAGGCCTCAGAGAAAAACGGCCGAGTCAGAGACGACCCTGGCAGTCTGGACTCCGACTGGACCCGAGTCATTTCAAGAATGTCAAAGAGCTGCCAAGAACTTAAAATCAGGTTCCTGTGCAGCCATAACGGCCTGTTATCAGCTCCAATCACATAAATTCAGGCTGACGCCACAGACCTTCATCACATTTACACCCATCAATCAGGGGGGACTGTCCAGTCCAGAGAGACACAGCTGAGTCTGGGCTTGAGGACacgtatagagggaatgcacatgacgtcacagaagcgacttcacagtgggttacgcccactgagtgccagaaagactgagtggcagcgtaaactttcagtttgagcaactggaaaacatctacaaTGGGAAAGAGCATTttttgcgatcgactgtactcatagatttagcaagaaatcagagttatctaTTTACAGACTGCCGTCAAATAAGCTTaacagagacaaatggatcgctgcaattcacagaaacaactggattccaggcaccgaaacgtggatttgcggttcccattttgtatcaggtaatgttggatttttgggtagttaacgttaaacggtcaaatcataaagttcggtgtcctcatcactttaatttctacaacaaatcctgccttgaagtcggaccaagcatcaagacttttgtatgccttcaagctttgcttcgtgtatttccccggtgtagaaattaagtacatataaatatcaggaaactggatttgtggccaaatattaatgtccgtggaccactggttcttggtaactgtaccaaatattaatgtccatggaccactggttcttggtaactgtaccaaatattaatgtccatggaccactggttcttggtaactgtaccaaatattaatgtccatggaccactggttcttggtaactgtaccaaatattaatgtccatggaccactggttcttggtaactttacgggtcactgtcaagtccaactgactttaatttaagccaataatcatctgttatcccgtcttctccactagttgcagctgttttggccactcagtgtgagtaagggggctggtccagtggggaagtgacgtcaatgcatactcTCTATACGATGTGCTTCAAGTAGGAGCTGTTAGCATGTTACAGCAAGACATCAGAAAAGTCATGTCTCTTCTTAATCAGATCATTGTTTTCTCAGTATGATTGAAATCATTGGTTAGCAGAGCATTTAATGTTCTGCATCTGTGATTAGGGGAGCGTTATGAGATATTCAGACCTCTGCGGTCAGCTGAGAGCTTTTATTTATCATCCTACACAGTGAGGGCTGTGTCTCAGCACCGGTGGGCCGTCAGAGGAAGAGGTCGCGTTTAGTGAATATGACATTTCCATCTTCCATGTGGTTGCCTTCATCCTGTGATACAACACTTGCAACACGCCCGTCTACGAGCCAATAGCTGCCGTTGACACTTTACCCTACATCCCTGTTCCTTTGGTTCTCACAAAGAGTTCAAATGTATCagtaaagaaaggaaagaaagaaggacacTGTGAAATATAACTGATTATTTTCACGACAGTTCTTGAGGTCATGTATTCTTGGTGGTGACTTACGATCGAGTACTGCTGGCTGGGGCAGACGTTGGTCACCCCCAGCCGGTCCGACAGCTGCGTGAAAAACGACGTCCCCAGACCTTTCCCACAGCAGTTGAGCTGAAACACAAGAACCACACGTTCACCTTGTAGACAGAGTTTCCTTCTCAACATGGCCTGTTCGGTTTGTCAAAGGCACTTAtgtttaggcctgtgttgaaaaaaattgattttcggattctaaatcgattctcatattaattcctaaaaatcaattcgtatgtctaaagatagattttttttcatcattacattacaacttttggtatatttttgtttatgccaaaaaaaggaatgttttgttggacacgagaataactggtgccatgtttttgcctttaaatatgtttaaaggtatgaaaacattaaaagtttcagttataattgcataaattgtctatatttcattacttcatatactgtcttggagttacatttgcataaaatgctgaaaaccaaattctcaaaatccaaaatagaccgaaaatggaaacagctcaaaaaacagttttaataacattaaccaaaaacaatatcggaatcaaattaaatcgaatcaaatcttgataatcgattctgaatcttaagaatcggaatctaatcgattcttgacatttgaatcaaccccccccccttatGTTCCTTATGTTTTGTTCTGCTAAAActtcaataaataaaagagacTTAGCTTGCTTTACACGGTCGTACAGTTCAACTCAAACAGACTTTCTTAACGGCCAAAGGGAAGAGAATTACCGTCTCGTGGAAGACCTTGAGGACGTTGGCTATAGCCGTCTTGCGGTCCTGGTTGGTGAGCGTTTCTGTCATGGCCTGGTCGTACACATTATCATAGAAGGCAATCATCTCCTTTGAAACCTGGGAGAGCAACAAGACCATACTGATGAGATGCAAGATTCTGCCTTCCAGCTTCAGACCAACATGAAGTTGAAGATTCTGCCTGATAGTTCTTGTGTTTACTTtgaaaaaaaggcaaagaaatgcaaACAGAATGCAATAGCGACTAAGAACAGAACAATAATGCTAAAACTGAGAGTGGTGAGTGTGTTAGTAAAAGTATCTGATCTGATTGAGACTCCTGTCTCCCGGTGTGATCCACCACGTCTTTAATCTATGTCAGAGGGGATTCTAATCGGCATGGTCTCATGCTGCTACATCGACCTGCTGACATACTCCTGGTCTTGAGGGATCAAGGATGCATGAGATTTCAACATGTGACATTTGCTTGCAGGCTTACAGTGTCTTTGTGCATGTAACCCCAGATCCCAGCTGCGACTTCACAGGCAAACAGGATCACCAGGCAGGCGAAGAACTGCACAACAGAGAAGAAACAGGATTTAAGGCCCATTGAGGATTTCACTGGAGCTTCACTATTACCGAGAGCTGCAACGTGAGAGGGGCCCGTGTGGACAATCCTCGTCTGGCTCACGTATAACAGTCACTACAGTTAACAGCTACTTTACTGTATCTGCATCCCTTCAAACTGctgaataaaacaatacaagGACATTCAAATACATATATTTCTACCCCGGTGGGCATGAATGAAACTGAAAACATGTTAAACAAAACTCTGAACAATTGTTAAACTTTTTTAGAGGATTAAGCTTTTGAATCTGTCAAATATACTCGAgaggtaaaaacaaaacaaaaaaatcagctTGTGCTCATCATTATTAATGTGTAAAAAAGCATAATCTTGATAGATGTGCATCAGCAGCAACTTGGAAAAAATGACAgaagtttatagtttatagttttgtttggatccccattagctgcagcaaaactgcagctattcttcctgggctatgacacataatatacaatacatgacaaaaattaaaagcaaacctaaagaggtagtaaagaaaaagaaaaaagaaacatagaaaagaaaaaagtaaaaaaaaaaagaaggaaattctactacaaaatatgctttagatttctgtcaaataagaccaGTGCTCCTTTTGACACTCACATTAAGGTTACAGTCATTCCGAAACGTAAAAGTAACAGACTGTTTACGAAAATCATTAACATTTCTAATCATTCATGCATGATAAGGCCCCCCCCCCTCAACTGGAGGTCTAAACCCCCACAGAGGTGCTTAAAGTGTGCAACTCACGGTTCCTAGCAAGCACTGAGACTCCTGAATGGCGCCGTAGCATCCGAGGAACCCGACCACCATCATGACGGAGCCGACTGCAATCAGGATGTGGACACCTGCAACAGACGGGGGAGCAGGACACACTCAAATATgtgcagcagacatgtcacGCTGAACTATTCTGCACAGGAAAGACTCCCAGAAACTTTCAATAAGTTTggttgggaaaaaaaaggaaaagaaatttAGCGTTGACTCTTTTCTGGAAGCCCTTTGATGCAATGACGCCGGATAGACAGCAGGTGGAGCCACCTGGCTTTTCAGCCAGTATAACGGGAGTCAGGAAAACACTTTACTTTCACCGTTCCCCCATTTCCCTTCAGTGTCTTATTCTGCATAGACTTTAATATGTTCAGTGACGTGATGGAAAGTGAAGGGTTGCAGCGTGAATCACAACAACTCTGTAAACCTCTCGTCTCCGGCACCAACATCTCAGACAGCGCTAGCATGGACCACGTCCCTTCCCTGTCTCACACGTCTCACCGAGCCTTCTCTCAAAGTATAAAGCATAGCCTGTGACGTTTGTTAGGCCTAGTAACGCTGAAAACGTTGTGGTTTGAGTGCATGAATGCCGTAAATAATGAAGTAGGAAGCCCGGTTCCTGTGGAGCTGCCAAGCAGCCGGTCGCTCAGGGTGCAAACACCACACCAAAACATTGGAGCTGTGGTTATGAAAGATGGTAGGGAATGAAAAAGCCATCCTGCTTTCTGAAGGCTGCAGGGCTTTTAACTCGCACCTCAACCCCAGACCTGCCTCTGCTGGTTTACAGGATGACATGCAGATGTGTGTTTTTGACCGCATTAATGAAGGGGATGGCAGCTCTTTGTTCACGGCTGCAGACACGGTCCTGGCAGACTCCGTTCTTATTCTGCTTTATAGTCTTCTTCTTTCAGGCCACGAGCAGTAGATGGGAagctttttaaaacaaataaactagcTGATTTCACATCTTCCTGCTCAGATCTCATATCTTTTGCTCTATTTTTGCATATTTTGATCCTacttttgtttatttgattttactgCTGATGCAACAAGCATATTTCCCACAAATCGGATAAATAAAAGTCTTATCTTAATTTTTTTCCACCCTATCCAGTGTTTGGGGCTGTAATAATGTTCTCTTTTGGAAAATGAACCTATAGTTGGAAAGACCAAGTTCAATGAGAACAACGGAGGAGGGTTTATGTACAGGATGACGTCTCGTCTGGCACGACGACGACTCATGTCTTtgttctctctcacacacacacacacacacacacacacacacacacacacacacacacacacacacacacacacacacacacacacacacacacacacacacacacacacacacacacacacacacacacacacacacacacacacacacacacacacacacacacacacacacacacacacacacaccctttgTTTATTAACGTGttaataatgaaaaagaaacataatATTGCCAGATGATGCTGATTAGTGTTACAGTAAAACAGGAGTTTGGTAggttatagtttatagttacTGTTTTACAATTATTCAATGcgtttaaatatgtttttctttaaacatcATTCAGTAATCAACAGCAAAAAGGTAGTGTTAGCCTTTCAACATCAGTCTCACGTCTATTTTATCATCAGAGGGTTCAGCTAACTAGTTACTTTACTGGTCGCTGACAGAAACATGTTGTTAGGTCAAGActtttgaaataaaagacagaaaaataaaattttcTTCTATGATTTCATATAAAGGTCATCAGTGCAGATGTGTGGGTGCAGGTTTAGATATGAGGGTGCAGATGTGGGGTGCAGGTGCAGATGTGGGGGTGCAGGTGCAGATGCAGGTGCAGGTACAGATGTGTGGGTGCAGGTTTAGATATGAGGGTGCAGATGTGGGGTGCAGGTGCAGATTTGGGGGTGCAGATGCAGGTGCAGGTACAGATGTGGGGGTGCAGATTTGAGGGTGCAGATGTgggggtgcaggtgcaggtgcagatgCAGGTGCAGATGCAGGTACAGATGTGGGGGTGCATGTGCAGgtgcagatgcagatgcaggTGCAGTGCAGGTACAGATGTGGGGGTGCAGATTTGCGGGTGCAGATGTGGGGTGCAGGTGCAGATGTGGGGGTGTAGGTGCAGATGCAGGTGCAGATATGAGGGTGCAGATACAGATGCAAGTACAGATGTGCAGGTGCAGATGTGAGGTTGCGGGTGCAGGTGCAGATACTGGTGCAGATGTGGGTACAGATGTGAGGGTGCAGATACAGATGTGGGTACAGCTGTGAGGGTGCAGATACAGATGTGGGTACAGATGCGGGTGCAGATGTGGGTGCAGATGTGCGGGTGAACGGGGCTACTCTCTCGGCTCCTGCCCCCTCAGCCTGAAGTGCAGCTCTTGTTCAGCCCCAGCATCATTCCTCCTGCTTGTCAGTTCAGGGATAATTTAATTGCAGACCACTAACTGGTGCTGTACTTGAGTCCTCCACCCCCCACATCCTTTCTACTCATGGAACCACACAAGTATGGCTCATTTATAAATCAATATCTTGGCAAGGGCTCCCTCCATTTCTTATATTGCTGTCCAGCGTCCCACAGTTCTTGGCTCTCTGCCATCTATC
This genomic interval from Cololabis saira isolate AMF1-May2022 chromosome 2, fColSai1.1, whole genome shotgun sequence contains the following:
- the cd81a gene encoding CD81 molecule a, with product MEGGGGGGAVGCCLLSLPPSFTSPSQPQSGPAPPHRFSALLCLVSRTTMGVDGCTKCIKYMLFFFNFVFWLAGGVILGVALWLRHDNKISSLLDVELDGSQPPNTFYISVHILIAVGSVMMVVGFLGCYGAIQESQCLLGTFFACLVILFACEVAAGIWGYMHKDTVSKEMIAFYDNVYDQAMTETLTNQDRKTAIANVLKVFHETLNCCGKGLGTSFFTQLSDRLGVTNVCPSQQYSISCHSRISELFSDKIYLIGIAALIVAVIMIFEMIFSMVLCCGIRNSPVY